The Methanoculleus thermophilus genome includes a window with the following:
- a CDS encoding SIMPL domain-containing protein: MRGKIVLLGIALMVLCAAVIGSVTAQTPEPAESKEKLIHVSGTGKVTTTPDQAIILFSVETEHADVKTAQQQNAEKMDAVIKALKKAGIPEKDIRTASYNIIPVTGENNRPLSSETGASDLKIQFYRVINTLEVTLNDVDRAGEIVDLAVENGANRVDRFAFTLSDEKQQQFRSQALTAAVAQARSDADAVAAALGKRIIDVKEVNVGSSYIPLAYDSRFMSMEKAAGVAAPTPLEAGEIDVTATVSISYVIS; encoded by the coding sequence ATGCGAGGAAAGATAGTACTTCTGGGGATCGCCCTGATGGTCCTCTGCGCAGCGGTGATCGGTAGTGTCACCGCACAGACGCCAGAGCCGGCGGAGTCAAAAGAAAAGTTAATCCATGTCTCCGGTACGGGCAAAGTGACGACAACACCCGACCAGGCCATCATATTGTTCTCAGTCGAGACCGAGCATGCCGACGTCAAGACTGCACAGCAGCAGAACGCAGAGAAGATGGACGCCGTGATCAAAGCCTTAAAGAAGGCAGGGATCCCGGAGAAAGATATCAGGACCGCGAGTTACAACATCATCCCGGTGACCGGGGAGAACAACAGGCCTCTTTCCTCCGAGACGGGGGCATCTGATCTGAAGATCCAGTTCTACCGCGTCATCAACACTCTTGAGGTCACGCTCAATGACGTAGACCGTGCCGGTGAGATCGTCGACCTTGCGGTCGAGAACGGTGCAAACCGGGTCGACCGGTTCGCGTTCACCCTGAGTGATGAAAAGCAGCAGCAGTTCAGGTCGCAGGCCCTGACCGCCGCTGTCGCGCAGGCGCGGAGCGACGCAGACGCGGTTGCCGCAGCCCTCGGCAAGAGGATCATCGATGTCAAAGAGGTCAACGTCGGGAGCAGTTACATCCCGCTGGCATACGACAGCCGCTTCATGAGCATGGAGAAGGCAGCCGGCGTAGCGGCCCCGACCCCGCTCGAGGCCGGTGAGATCGACGTGACCGCAACCGTCTCAATCTCCTACGTCATCTCCTGA
- a CDS encoding MBL fold metallo-hydrolase, translated as MEALGANFTKSQYPVFSHDRIGGAATVLAGSPSMEAYAHDAVSEKTLGLIWSHTEPRDIREWTEIADGIAVTGPLVVTTPNGYPVVTGCAHPHISRIVERGS; from the coding sequence GTGGAGGCGCTCGGGGCCAATTTTACCAAGAGCCAATACCCCGTCTTCTCCCATGACCGCATCGGCGGGGCCGCTACGGTTCTGGCCGGGAGTCCATCGATGGAAGCCTATGCCCACGATGCCGTCTCGGAAAAGACCCTCGGACTGATCTGGAGTCACACTGAGCCCCGGGACATACGTGAGTGGACGGAGATCGCAGACGGCATCGCTGTAACCGGGCCGCTCGTGGTGACCACGCCGAACGGTTATCCCGTCGTCACAGGCTGTGCGCATCCGCACATCAGCCGGATCGTCGAACGGGGATCATAG
- a CDS encoding mechanosensitive ion channel family protein: MAFNVTEILDSSIGVGNITLGNVLYFAIALIIGVIVAKVVSINARRLLAERLPKNESELLTKLIYYIIILWAFVIALPQLSFDLSGLLVAGGVAGLVIGFASQSVVSNLISGLFLMFERPIKLGDNVNIAGINGIVEDIRVLSTVLKTYDGIYVRIPNEKAFTSNITNYVNNPARRFTYQIPIRYKDDVDAAIRITKEVIAAHPFALKNPAPMVFLDSIGDRGLNLDVRIWTPAWKWWDVRIDLLLKIRQALEANGIDVPLPQRILWFADDLGIKNPSAEGYEIIGRDEIE, from the coding sequence ATGGCATTTAACGTGACTGAGATCCTGGATAGTTCTATTGGGGTTGGCAATATCACCCTCGGGAACGTCCTGTACTTTGCCATCGCCCTCATCATCGGCGTGATCGTCGCGAAAGTCGTCTCGATAAACGCCCGCAGACTCCTTGCTGAGCGGCTGCCCAAGAACGAGTCTGAGCTGCTCACAAAACTGATCTACTACATCATTATCCTCTGGGCGTTCGTCATCGCTCTCCCGCAACTCAGCTTCGACCTCTCCGGCCTTCTGGTGGCCGGGGGAGTTGCCGGTCTGGTCATCGGTTTTGCCAGCCAGAGCGTCGTCTCGAACCTGATCTCCGGCCTCTTTTTGATGTTTGAGCGGCCGATCAAACTTGGGGATAATGTAAATATCGCCGGCATAAACGGCATTGTTGAGGATATCCGCGTCCTCTCGACGGTTCTCAAGACGTATGATGGGATCTACGTCCGGATCCCGAACGAGAAGGCCTTTACGTCAAATATCACAAACTACGTCAACAACCCTGCCCGGAGGTTTACGTACCAGATCCCAATCCGGTATAAGGATGACGTCGATGCGGCGATCCGAATCACAAAAGAGGTCATCGCGGCCCACCCCTTTGCACTGAAGAACCCGGCCCCCATGGTCTTCCTTGACAGTATCGGTGATCGCGGTCTCAACCTGGACGTCCGGATCTGGACACCGGCCTGGAAGTGGTGGGATGTGAGGATTGACCTCCTCCTGAAGATCAGGCAGGCGCTCGAAGCGAATGGCATCGATGTTCCCCTCCCACAGCGCATACTCTGGTTTGCGGATGACCTGGGGATTAAAAACCCGAGTGCCGAGGGGTATGAGATTATTGGAAGGGATGAGATCGAGTGA
- a CDS encoding DUF432 domain-containing protein, producing MNNGLLTYRRRCEGRTFERVLVSKTGEFIINPVEPHNLPEDITNFLQIEFPPIVVEPGATQTVYLKFPIEMGVFLESAKDIRVLDIFGLGSQKFTLYGSPTDGLIARWYKSEIYPEIPPVEPLREGVMELSIHNAYTEWAEVSYAVFDTTDMKIYYDEIVAISASMKIIARTLAETNFADKPLRPGMAKAIELHVARKIPMIDRGYLMEWGY from the coding sequence ATGAATAACGGTCTTCTGACCTACCGGCGCCGGTGCGAAGGACGGACGTTTGAGCGAGTTCTGGTCTCAAAGACGGGTGAGTTTATCATCAATCCAGTGGAGCCGCACAACCTCCCTGAGGATATCACCAACTTCCTGCAGATAGAGTTCCCTCCGATTGTCGTCGAACCAGGAGCCACTCAGACGGTCTACTTGAAGTTCCCCATCGAGATGGGGGTCTTCTTAGAATCTGCAAAGGACATCAGGGTGCTTGATATCTTCGGTCTCGGCAGCCAGAAGTTCACGCTCTACGGCTCGCCTACGGATGGGCTCATTGCCCGCTGGTACAAGAGCGAGATTTACCCGGAGATCCCACCGGTCGAGCCCCTTCGTGAAGGGGTGATGGAACTCTCCATCCATAACGCGTACACCGAGTGGGCAGAGGTCTCATATGCGGTCTTTGACACCACCGATATGAAGATCTACTACGATGAGATTGTTGCGATCTCTGCGTCGATGAAGATCATCGCGAGGACGCTTGCGGAGACGAACTTCGCCGATAAACCACTTCGGCCAGGCATGGCAAAGGCCATTGAACTGCATGTAGCCCGCAAGATCCCGATGATTGACCGGGGTTACCTGATGGAGTGGGGATACTGA
- a CDS encoding sensor histidine kinase has product MYVKANQEEIKDTISHGQIPLSIFNHLQQPALVLDCEGRVIVWNEGMVQYTGISAEEMIGRGSYAHGKALFGERRPTLADCILSHDEPRSDHYPLLPHEGEGTLAKSQITLASGREIVCMAAPLCDADGQQVGAIEIFQDLPHAPSAEDPSEISQEQVQILANSLPDMIFTLNRKGVFTQFFWTSARNEGINPDDIVGKTPYDLFPPREAEFLIDAARRVIEAGERVSETWSFPWHGDQRSFMVTMNPLHNSTGKIVAATGVSRDITRDLLCERVLQETSQFSNLYLDLLGTDIYNTHMVAATIIEMLRERLSGEEAELAQRVKITIEQGINVIKNVELLNTLNKHQIRLEPIDLDCVIRDQIRRYAGIDIRYEAKSHMVWASPLLEHVISNLISNCIKFGGMKVRIEISVIETADIVTLSVADNGIGIPDHLKPNIFDRFNREGKSTPGSRGLGLHIVKTLVTRYGGRVWASDRVPGKPEEGAAIKIILQKC; this is encoded by the coding sequence ATGTATGTGAAGGCAAACCAGGAAGAAATCAAGGATACTATAAGTCACGGCCAGATACCCTTGAGCATCTTCAATCACCTCCAGCAACCGGCACTTGTTCTCGACTGCGAGGGTCGGGTAATCGTCTGGAACGAAGGAATGGTGCAATACACAGGGATTTCTGCTGAGGAAATGATTGGGAGGGGCAGTTACGCCCATGGGAAAGCATTGTTCGGCGAGCGCCGCCCCACACTGGCGGACTGTATTCTATCGCATGACGAACCCAGGAGCGACCACTACCCCCTGCTCCCGCACGAGGGAGAGGGGACGCTCGCCAAGTCACAGATCACTCTCGCATCCGGCAGAGAGATCGTCTGCATGGCTGCGCCCCTCTGCGACGCCGATGGCCAGCAGGTTGGAGCGATTGAGATCTTCCAGGATCTGCCCCACGCACCGTCGGCCGAAGACCCCTCCGAGATTTCGCAGGAACAGGTTCAGATCCTGGCAAATTCGCTGCCGGATATGATCTTCACGCTTAACCGGAAAGGTGTTTTCACCCAGTTCTTCTGGACCAGCGCTCGGAACGAGGGCATAAACCCGGATGATATCGTAGGAAAGACTCCTTACGATCTGTTTCCGCCCAGGGAGGCGGAATTCCTGATCGATGCAGCGCGCCGGGTTATCGAGGCGGGAGAGAGAGTATCAGAGACATGGTCATTTCCATGGCACGGAGATCAGCGGTCGTTTATGGTCACCATGAATCCCCTGCACAACTCGACAGGGAAGATTGTGGCGGCCACCGGGGTCAGCCGTGATATCACAAGAGACCTCCTCTGCGAACGAGTTCTCCAGGAGACCAGCCAGTTCTCCAACCTCTATCTCGATCTGCTTGGTACCGATATCTACAATACTCACATGGTTGCAGCGACGATCATTGAGATGCTCCGGGAACGACTCTCCGGCGAAGAAGCGGAACTCGCTCAAAGGGTCAAGATCACGATCGAGCAGGGAATAAACGTCATCAAGAATGTTGAACTCTTAAATACGCTCAACAAACATCAGATCCGCCTGGAGCCGATTGATCTCGACTGTGTTATCCGCGACCAGATACGGCGCTACGCAGGCATCGATATCCGGTATGAGGCGAAAAGTCATATGGTCTGGGCAAGCCCCCTCCTTGAGCACGTCATATCCAACCTGATCAGCAACTGCATCAAGTTTGGCGGCATGAAGGTGCGGATCGAGATATCCGTCATAGAGACCGCAGATATTGTGACGCTCTCGGTCGCAGATAACGGGATCGGTATCCCGGATCACTTAAAACCCAACATCTTCGACCGATTCAATCGTGAGGGGAAATCCACGCCCGGAAGTAGGGGACTGGGGCTCCATATCGTTAAAACCCTGGTTACCCGGTATGGGGGACGTGTCTGGGCATCGGACAGGGTTCCTGGCAAACCCGAGGAAGGGGCAGCAATAAAGATAATCCTGCAGAAATGCTAG
- a CDS encoding NusA-like transcription termination signal-binding factor codes for MIRTISFKERRYIEELRILTRATALDCIIDERFDRVVYLIKEGDMGLAIGRKGSNIKKMQRVLGKRVEMVEYSPEIEKFAKNVFKPADVVGTNKGDNGRLTVYVKPGDLGIAIGKGGCTIEKARILISRYFNTDLGEVLTAGDAHA; via the coding sequence ATGATCCGAACCATAAGTTTCAAAGAACGACGATATATCGAAGAGTTGAGAATCCTCACCCGGGCGACCGCGCTGGACTGCATCATCGATGAACGCTTCGACCGCGTGGTCTACCTTATAAAAGAAGGAGATATGGGCCTCGCTATCGGCCGGAAAGGCAGCAATATCAAAAAGATGCAGAGGGTCCTCGGGAAACGTGTAGAAATGGTCGAATATTCTCCAGAGATTGAAAAGTTTGCGAAGAATGTATTTAAGCCGGCCGATGTCGTCGGGACCAACAAAGGCGACAACGGGAGGCTCACTGTCTATGTGAAACCGGGTGACCTTGGCATCGCCATCGGGAAAGGCGGATGCACCATCGAGAAAGCACGTATCCTCATCTCCCGGTACTTCAATACCGACCTAGGCGAGGTGCTCACAGCAGGAGATGCCCATGCGTGA